In one window of Paraflavitalea soli DNA:
- a CDS encoding 2OG-Fe(II) oxygenase, which produces MENIISRILAQDWSAAENDLHINGYTLLRSVLNENECNSLVAQYQEPGLYRKTIVMERYRFGLGEYKYFKYPLPSLIQDIRQTIYTKLTGVANTWMKVLGIDQQYPPTLAGLHQLCHQHQQVNPTVLILQYGQGGHNTLHQDLYGDIFFPIQLVMFLDEPGKDYTGGEFVITQQVPRAQSKATVLTPRKGDFLLFTTNFRPQKGSKGYYRVNMKHGVSEIHSGQRHTLGIIFHDAQS; this is translated from the coding sequence ATGGAAAATATCATCAGCAGGATATTGGCACAAGACTGGTCGGCCGCCGAAAATGATCTGCATATCAATGGTTACACTTTGTTACGAAGTGTTTTGAATGAGAACGAATGCAACAGCCTGGTGGCGCAATACCAGGAGCCCGGGTTGTACCGCAAAACCATCGTGATGGAACGCTACCGCTTTGGCCTGGGAGAATACAAGTATTTCAAATATCCGCTGCCCTCACTGATACAGGATATCCGGCAAACGATCTATACAAAGCTTACCGGCGTGGCCAATACCTGGATGAAAGTGCTGGGCATTGATCAGCAATACCCTCCCACCCTGGCTGGCTTACACCAGCTTTGTCACCAGCACCAGCAGGTCAATCCTACGGTATTGATCCTGCAATACGGACAGGGCGGGCACAATACGCTGCACCAGGACCTATATGGTGATATATTCTTCCCCATTCAATTGGTGATGTTCCTCGATGAGCCTGGAAAAGATTATACCGGCGGCGAGTTTGTCATAACCCAGCAGGTGCCAAGGGCGCAATCCAAGGCCACGGTGCTCACGCCCCGCAAAGGCGACTTCCTGTTATTTACCACCAACTTCCGCCCCCAGAAAGGCAGCAAAGGCTATTACCGGGTGAACATGAAACATGGTGTAAGTGAAATACACAGCGGGCAGCGCCACACCCTGGGTATCATCTTTCATGATGCGCAGAGCTAA